From the Brassica napus cultivar Da-Ae chromosome A8, Da-Ae, whole genome shotgun sequence genome, one window contains:
- the LOC125577441 gene encoding uncharacterized protein At4g04775-like, which yields MSDVSGASSGSSMVRSKKRVVGVPKQCWCGYEISTLMSRSDKNPYRRYHRCSYAVSKKLENDNHFFKWVDEALLEEINVLKNKMSNLEELVKEVMMERGESEKKVFEKMEMKLETELFDKMEEVLKEAKWSMKKMCAGIVIACVVGFVIIKLV from the exons ATGAGTGATGTTTCTGGAGCTTCAAGTGGGTCGTCAATGGTGCGTTCAAAGAAAAGGGTCGTGGGTGTCCCAAAACAGTGTTGGTGCGGATATGAAATCTCGACTTTGATGTCAAGATCAGACAAAAATCCGTATCGTCGTTACCATAGGTGTTCTTATGCTGTTTCAAAAAAG CTTGAGAATGATAATCATTTCTTCAAGTGGGTGGATGAGGCATTGTTAGAAGAGATTAATGTTCTGAAGAACAAAATGAGTAATCTTGAAGAATTGGTGAAAGAAGTTATGATGGAACGAGGAGAAAGTGAGAAGAAGGTATTTGAGAAGATGGAGATGAAGCTAGAGACAGAGCTTTTCGACAAGATGGAGGAAGTGTTAAAGGAAGCGAAATGGAGCATGAAGAAGATGTGTGCTGGAATTGTAATAGCTTGTGTTGTTGGGTTTGTCATCATTAAGCTTGTGTGA